A segment of the Candidatus Methylomirabilota bacterium genome:
CGTGGTGCAGCCCGCCGTGCTCCTGCTGGACGAGCCCCTCTCGAACCTCGACGCGAACCTCCGCGAGGAGATGCGCTACGAGATCCGGCGCCTGCACGACGAGTTCCACATCACGACGGTCTACGTCACCCACGACCAGGCGGAGGCGATGGTGACCTCTGACCGGATCGCGGTGATGAACCAGGGGCGGATCGAGCAGGTGGACAGCCCGCGCGCCCTCTACGCGCGGCCCCGGACGCGCTTCGTCGCCGGCTTCATCGGCCGCACCAACTTCCTCGACGGCGAGGCGCGCGGCGCGGACATCGTCTTCGACCACTTCGCGATCCCGCGCGCGCGGTTTCCCGAGCCGCCGGCGCCCAACGGCCGGGTCGCCTTCTCGCTGCGCCCGCAGAGCATCCAGCTCCACCGCCAGCGGCCCGCCGCCTCCGAGCGCGCCTGCCTGATCCCGGGCCGGATCGTCCAGCGCGCGTACCTCGGCGAGCACTGGGACTACGCGGTGCGGCCGAAGGACAGCGCGCTCCAGCTCCGGGTGACGGCGCGCCCCCACGACGTCTTCGAGGTGAACGAGGACGTGTGGCTCGAGCTCGACCCCGGCCAGATGGCCGCGCTGCGCTAGCTCGCTCCCTCGCCCGGCGCCGCCGGGGTATACTGGTACCATTATGGTTCCACAATGGATCCACCCGTCACCCCGGAGCTGAACCCATGGCGAATCTCACGATCAAAAACGTGCCCGACCCGTTGGTTCGCCGGCTGAAGGTCCAGGCGACCCGCCATCGCCGGAGTCTCAACCTCGAGGTGATCACGTGCCTGGAGACGGTCACGCAGGCCGTTGCCGTCGACGCCGATACGCTGCTCGCCCGGGCCCGGATGATCCGCCGGACCCCGGTGCGGCTCCGGCTCAACGATCGGACGCTGAGAGCTCTCAAGGCCCGCGGGCGGCCGTGATCGTCGTCGACACGAACCTTCTCGTCTATCTCTATGTCGAGGGGCAGCGGACGCGCACCGCCGAGGCTGTCCTGGCTCGAGACGCGGCCTGGGCGGCGCCGTTGCTCTGGCGGTCCGAGTTCAGAAATGCGCTTGCGGGCCTCGTCCGACGGAGGGCACTGGCCATCGAGGACGCCATCCAGATCACCCACGAGGCCGAGCGCGCGATGACCGGCCGCGAATACACCGTCGTGTCCCACCGCGTGCTGCAGCTCGCCTCTCGATCCGGCTGCTCGGCTTATGACTGCGAGTTCGTGGCGCTCGCCCAGGACCTCGACGTGCCTTTGGTCACCGCCGATCGCGCCTTGCGCCGCGCGTTCCCGTCAGAGACGATCGCTCCCGAAACTTTCGCCTGAAGCGGCGAAGCGGTCAGGCGCGGGCGAAGCCCGCCCACAGCTCGCCGAGCCGCCTGAGCGTCGTCGCCGGCAGCGGGCCCTTGGCCACGGCGGCCGCCGCGTACTCGAGGTGCTCGAGGCTCGAGTAGCCCAGCAGCACCGTCGAGACCGCGTCGCGGCCGAGCGCGAAGCGCAGCGACGCCTCGACGAGGCTCCCCGCGTGGCCCTCCTTGACGAGCGCGCGCAGCGCCTGCGAGCGCTCGACGTCGCTCGCGTAGTCCGGCCCCGTGGCGATCGGGTCCACCGTCGGCACCGCGACGGGATGGCGGGCGCTCACGCCGCTCAGCGCGCCCGCGGCGAGCACGCGGATGACGATCACGCCGACGTGCTTTTGCCGCGCGCGGTCGAGCAGGCGCCCGAAGTCCTGCGCGGGGAACCCGCGCGGCACCTCGACGCCCGCGCTCGGGTTCAGCAGGTTGTAGCAGACCTGCGCCGTATAGAGCCGCGCCCCGTCGAGGACGCGCTGGAGGGCCGCGGTCTCGCCGAGCGCCGTGATGCCCCAGAAGCGCGTCTTGCCCTGGGTCTGCAGGGCCTGGAGCGCGGGGACCACCTCGCCGACGACGTCGGCCACGCTGACGGGCTGCGGGCCGCGCTCCTGGAAGATATTGTTGTGGAGCTGGAGCAGGTCCACGTGCGGCAGGCCCAGCCGCGCGAGGCTCGCGTCGAGCGACCGCGCGATGGCGCCGCGGACGTCCTTCAGGTCCGCCGGGCCG
Coding sequences within it:
- a CDS encoding ABC transporter ATP-binding protein, whose translation is VVQPAVLLLDEPLSNLDANLREEMRYEIRRLHDEFHITTVYVTHDQAEAMVTSDRIAVMNQGRIEQVDSPRALYARPRTRFVAGFIGRTNFLDGEARGADIVFDHFAIPRARFPEPPAPNGRVAFSLRPQSIQLHRQRPAASERACLIPGRIVQRAYLGEHWDYAVRPKDSALQLRVTARPHDVFEVNEDVWLELDPGQMAALR
- a CDS encoding type II toxin-antitoxin system VapC family toxin translates to MIVVDTNLLVYLYVEGQRTRTAEAVLARDAAWAAPLLWRSEFRNALAGLVRRRALAIEDAIQITHEAERAMTGREYTVVSHRVLQLASRSGCSAYDCEFVALAQDLDVPLVTADRALRRAFPSETIAPETFA
- a CDS encoding aldo/keto reductase: MDYRALGNTGLRVSALGFGCGNVGGLMIRGSAAERERAVARAMELGVNYFDTAPLYGDGQSEQNLGAALKALRAPVHVGTKFRLGPADLKDVRGAIARSLDASLARLGLPHVDLLQLHNNIFQERGPQPVSVADVVGEVVPALQALQTQGKTRFWGITALGETAALQRVLDGARLYTAQVCYNLLNPSAGVEVPRGFPAQDFGRLLDRARQKHVGVIVIRVLAAGALSGVSARHPVAVPTVDPIATGPDYASDVERSQALRALVKEGHAGSLVEASLRFALGRDAVSTVLLGYSSLEHLEYAAAAVAKGPLPATTLRRLGELWAGFARA
- a CDS encoding plasmid stability protein, with protein sequence MANLTIKNVPDPLVRRLKVQATRHRRSLNLEVITCLETVTQAVAVDADTLLARARMIRRTPVRLRLNDRTLRALKARGRP